GCGCCCGGCGGCGGCATAGCGGCGCCCCTCATTATGCACTTTGGCGACGAGCGGGCAGGTCGCGTCGATCACCGCGAGGCCGCGGCGGGAGGCGGTCTCCTCGACCACGCGGGCAACGCCATGGGCGCTGAAAATGGTGGTCGCGCCGGTCGGGATCTCGTCGAGTTCATCGACGAAAATGGCGCCGCGGGTGCGCAGATCCTCGACCACATGGCGGTTATGGACGATTTCGTGGCGGACATAGATCGGTGGGCCATATTTCACGAGCGCTCGCTCGACGATCTCGATGGCCCGCTCGACGCCGGCACAGAAGCCGCGAGGCTGGGCCAGGACGACACGTAACATTCGCTCGCTCCCGCAAAAATCCATACCCGATGAAAAACAAGACATTGGCCGGCGCGACGAAACCATCAGGCTCCCTCGTGCCTCACGAATTCCACGATCAAGAGGGGTATATGGTATCGCGGCGTCACTCGGCAATGCCTATCAACCACCGGCACAGAGCCCGCGCGGCGATCATTCACCTCCGGGTTTCATGTCTGGGCTTGACTTGCGGCGCGCAAAAGAAAATCTCTAGGCTGGAGTGATGTTGAGGTCCCCCCGCCCGAGTCCCGCGGCGCCATCCGTGCGCGGCGGGCGGTGAGGGGACGGAGCAAGCCTTATGATCTGGACGAAGGCGGCGGCCGCGCCGGCCGTGCCGGTTCCGTGTGGCGTGACCGGTCTGGTGGCGCCGAGAGAGACGACAAAAAGAGGTGATCGATGGTTAGGCCCCGGACGCCGACTCTGGATCGCGTGGATGAGCCGCGCGATCTGCGCAATTTCTCCATCGATCAACTGCGTGATCTGGCGGGCGAACTCCGCGCCGAGCTGGTGGATGCCGTCTCGGTCACGGGCGGGCATCTCGGCGCCTCGCTCGGCGTCGTTGAGCTCACGGTCGCGCTGCACGCGGTGTTCGAGACGCCGCATGATCGGCTGATTTGGGATGTCGGGCACCAGGCCTATCCGCACAAAATTTTGACCGGCCGGCGCGGGCGCATCCGCACGCTGCGCCAGGGCGGCGGGCTTGCCGGCTTCACCCGCCGCTCAGAAAGCGTCTATGACCCGTTCGGCGCCGCCCATTCCTCGACCTCGATTTCCGCCGGCCTCGGCATGGCCGTCGCGCGCGACCTCAAGGGCGAGGACCGGCACGTCGTCTGTGTCATCGGCGATGGCGCGATGAGCGCCGGCATGGCCTATGAGGCGATGAACAATGCCGGGGCGTTGCGCTCGCGCCTCCTCGTCGTGCTCAACGACAACGACATGTCGATCGCGCCGCCGGTCGGCGCCATGAGCGCCTATCTCTCGCGCCTGATCTCCTCGCGCCGCTTCCTCTCGCTGCGGGAGCTGGCGGCGCGCATGGCGCGGCATTTCCCGCGCGGCATCGAGCGCACCGCGCGCCGCGCCGAGGAATTCGCCCGCGGCATCCTCACCGGCGGCACCTTGTTCGAGGAGATGGGCTTTTATTACGTCGGCCCGGTGGACGGGCATAATCTCGACCATCTCTTGCCGGTTCTGCGCAATCTCCGCGACGCCGAGGAGAGCGGGCCGATCCTGCTGCACGTCGTCACGCAAAAGGGCAAGGGCTATGCCCCGGCGGAAGCGGCGCCGGACAAATATCATGGCGTTGCCAAATTCAACGTCATCACCGGCGAGCAGGCGAAGGCGCCGGCGGGCCCGCCCTCCTATACCAAAGTCTTTGCCGACGCCCTGATCCAGGAGGCGGAGAAAGACCCGCGCATCGTTGCGATCACCGCGGCGATGCCGTCTGGCACCGGCCTTGACCGTTTCGCCAAACGCTTCCCCGAGCGTTGCTTCGATGTCGGCATCGCCGAGCAGCACGCGGTGACCTTCGCCGCCGGCCTCGCCGCCGAAGGCATGGCGCCGTTTTGCGCGATCTATTCGACCTTCCTGCAGCGCGCCTATGACCAGGTGGTGCATGACGTCGCCATCCAGTCTTTGCCGGTGCGCTTTGCCATCGACCGCGCCGGCCTGGTCGGCGCCGATGGCGCGACCCATGCCGGGAGCTTCGACCTCGCCTATCTCGGCTGCCTGCCGGGGATGGTGCTGATGGCGCCGGCCGACGAGGCGGAGCTGGTGCACATGGTGGCGACCGCGGCCGCGATCGGCGATCGTCCCTCCGCTTTCCGCTATCCGCGTGGCGAGGGGGTTGGCGTCGCGCTGCCCGAGACCGGGGTGCCGCTTGCGCTCGGGCGCGGGCGGGTGTTGCGCGAAGGCAGCAAGGTCGCCCTGCTCTCGCTCGGCACGCGGCTCCCCGAGGCGCTGGCGGCGGCCGAGGATCTCGCCGCGCGCGGGCTTTCGGCGACGGTTGCCGATGCCCGCTTCGCCAAGCCGATCGACGCCGAGCTGATCGAACGCTTGGCCCGCGAGCACGAGGTGATGGTGGTGATCGAGGAAGGCGCGATCGGCGGTTTCGCATCGCACGTGATGCAGCATCTGGCGCGCAAGGGCTTGCTCGATGGCGGGCTCAAATTCCGTCCGCTGACGCTGCCCGACATTTTCATTGACCATGACAGCCCGCGTGCCCAAATCGAGGTCGCTGGTCTCGATGCCGCCCATATCGTGCAGACGGTGCTGGGGGCGCTCGGGGCCGCGCGTCCAAAAATCGTTCCCGTTCGTTCATGAGATAATTCCGATGCCAAATTCTTTGCCCCGTCGGGCGCTGATCCGGGGTTTGCTGGCCGCCGCCGCGATCCCGCTCGCCGCCCGGCACTCGCTGGCGGCGGTGCCCGAAGCTGCTGGGCCCGATGCCGCGGCGCCGATCGTTGCGCTCAATGACGCTCTCAGCGCGATCATGAAAGCAGGCGCAGCAACGCCGTTTCCGGCGCGCTATCAGAGTCTCGCGCCGGTGGTTGCGCGCAGTTTCGATCTTGAAGGGATTCTCCGTCTCGTCGTCGGGCCGCGTTGGGCGGACATGCCGCGCGAGATGCAGACGGCGCTGCTTGGCGAATTTCACCGCTTCACGGTCGCGAGCTATGTCGCCAATTTCGATGACGATCATGGCACGCGGCTCGAAATTCTGCCCGCGACCCGCGCGATTGGCGGCGATGTCGTGGTCGAGACCCGGATCGTTTCCCCGAAAGCCGATCCGGTGCGGCTCGATTACGTGATGCATCAGACTGACGGCCAGTGGCAGGCGAGGGATGTGCTGCTCGACGGGACGATCAGCCGGGTTGCGGTGCAGCGCTCCGATTTCCGCCATATCCTCGAAAATGGCGGGCCGC
This portion of the Acidibrevibacterium fodinaquatile genome encodes:
- the dxs gene encoding 1-deoxy-D-xylulose-5-phosphate synthase, which encodes MVRPRTPTLDRVDEPRDLRNFSIDQLRDLAGELRAELVDAVSVTGGHLGASLGVVELTVALHAVFETPHDRLIWDVGHQAYPHKILTGRRGRIRTLRQGGGLAGFTRRSESVYDPFGAAHSSTSISAGLGMAVARDLKGEDRHVVCVIGDGAMSAGMAYEAMNNAGALRSRLLVVLNDNDMSIAPPVGAMSAYLSRLISSRRFLSLRELAARMARHFPRGIERTARRAEEFARGILTGGTLFEEMGFYYVGPVDGHNLDHLLPVLRNLRDAEESGPILLHVVTQKGKGYAPAEAAPDKYHGVAKFNVITGEQAKAPAGPPSYTKVFADALIQEAEKDPRIVAITAAMPSGTGLDRFAKRFPERCFDVGIAEQHAVTFAAGLAAEGMAPFCAIYSTFLQRAYDQVVHDVAIQSLPVRFAIDRAGLVGADGATHAGSFDLAYLGCLPGMVLMAPADEAELVHMVATAAAIGDRPSAFRYPRGEGVGVALPETGVPLALGRGRVLREGSKVALLSLGTRLPEALAAAEDLAARGLSATVADARFAKPIDAELIERLAREHEVMVVIEEGAIGGFASHVMQHLARKGLLDGGLKFRPLTLPDIFIDHDSPRAQIEVAGLDAAHIVQTVLGALGAARPKIVPVRS
- a CDS encoding ABC transporter substrate-binding protein, with amino-acid sequence MPNSLPRRALIRGLLAAAAIPLAARHSLAAVPEAAGPDAAAPIVALNDALSAIMKAGAATPFPARYQSLAPVVARSFDLEGILRLVVGPRWADMPREMQTALLGEFHRFTVASYVANFDDDHGTRLEILPATRAIGGDVVVETRIVSPKADPVRLDYVMHQTDGQWQARDVLLDGTISRVAVQRSDFRHILENGGPLALIASLRKKVSALSGGTLS